In Heliangelus exortis chromosome Z, bHelExo1.hap1, whole genome shotgun sequence, a genomic segment contains:
- the LOC139790387 gene encoding stabilizer of axonemal microtubules 1-like, producing MSAESPVKLPVIPPLKKCICQLCSCGCHHCPHVRIGPYDKSEKPCMLSEYRERYPLHPSTAPRDSFKPKEACKVEDIPMEGISTMKRDYLAHEVLPKKVKPPAEYVKSDKTMDLASTYKQDYNAHSISQVPPCLPPLRHIPKGKMDTRTTYKDDYVLWKEPRTESMRPNNRFCPPEEKFQHKSLVQDDYRYRGPVATESCKPLNVDQKSKAPFQEMTNYKVAYVPHLLEKRYARKPEEYKASEVPFDGLTTHSVSYKGLAGQPAKPVKPCQTKLPEIPFSSSTEVQDNYQPWPRLPVFTRKPDVYLPPLEKMDLHTTCQIDYKHLNGKPATSCRPLAKLNRSAGPFNSSSVMKEDYKSWLCKKQEPITPTPQLTLPDRPMDCLTTFQANYVPHPASVTKSCKPACSVPQQGAPLDATTTYATAYTPKGTVRCLASYKHPPGYVFETTDADGHQLYHAVSKSDCMQSGD from the exons ATGTCTGCTGAATCACCTGTGAAGTTGCCTGTGATTCCACCCCTGAAGAAGTGCATTTGTCAGCTGTGCTCCTGTGG ATGCCACCATTGTCCACACGTGCGCATCGGGCCCTACGACAAGAGTGAGAAGCCATGCATGCTGTCAGAGTACAGGGAGAGATACCCCCTtcatcccagcactgctcccagAGACTCATTTAAGCCAAAGGAAGCATGCAAGGTGGAGGATATTCCCATGGAAGGCATCTCGACTATGAA GAGAGATTACCTAGCTCATGAAGTGTTGCCAAAGAAGGTTAAACCACCTGCAGAATATGTCAAGAGTGATAAGACGATGGACTTGGCCTCCACATATAAACAAGATTATAATGCCCACTCTATCTCTCAAGTACCTCCATGCCTCCCACCTCTGAGGCACATCCCCAAAGGCAAGATGGATACGAGAACCACTTACAAAG ATGACTATGTGCTGTGGAAGGAACCCAGGACAGAAAGTATGCGACCAAATAACAGATTTTGCCCACCAGAAGAAAAGTTTCAGCACAAAAGCCTTGTCCAGGACGACTATCGCTACAGGGGGCCAGTCGCCACTGAGAGCTGCAAACCCCTGAATGTGgaccagaaaagcaaagctcccTTTCAGGAGATGACCAATTATAAAGTGGCTTACGTGCCACATCTTCTGGAGAAACGGTATGCCCGTAAACCTGAGGAATACAAGGCCAGTGAGGTCCCATTTGATGGCCTCACGACCCACAGTGTTTCTTACAAGGGGCTGGCGGGCCAGCCAGCCAAGCCAGTCAAACCATGCCAGACAAAGCTCCCCGAGATTCCATTTTCCTCCAGCACCGAGGTTCAGGACAATTACCAACCTTGGCCCCGGCTGCCAGTATTCACCAGAAAACCTGACGTCTATCTTCCTCCTCTGGAGAAAATGGACCTTCACACTACTTGCCAGATAGATTACAAGCACCTAAATGGCAAGCCGGCCACATCTTGTCGACCTTTGGCCAAGCTTAATAGAAGTGCTGGGCCATTCAATAGCTCTTCTGTCATGAAGGAAGACTATAAGTCTTGGCTGTGCAAGAAGCAAGAACCCATCACTCCGACTCCACAGCTGACTTTGCCGGACAGACCCATGGATTGCTTGACGACCTTTCAGGCCAACTACGTGCCTCATCCAGCCTCCGTTACGAAGAGCTGTAAACCTGCCTGCTCAGTCCCACAGCAGGGCGCTCCCTTAGATGCCACAACCACCTATGCTACCGCCTACACCCCAAAGGGCACTGTTAGATGCCTGGCCTCCTACAAACACCCACCTGGTTACGTCTTTGAGACAACTGATGCTGATGGTCACCAACTCTATCACGCCGTTTCCAAGAGTGACTGCATGCAAAGCGGAgactga
- the LOC139789884 gene encoding HAUS augmin-like complex subunit 6 encodes MRPPQSYGGSDPRGSGPLGLRTALGENALAELIVKNMFDRPNSQAFHHVVLFLFTKLDKARTYGTFRECVLAHHSITDIRFRKHCVAWLKEIIRKEGVRIVITGSSLVAPGGPNIVRLLYLLARRVMLEDMKRNCRGNDIPFAEALQLVPKDMYMAKARHRVAYRKLLQIFQKVSFVTQEYEKKGR; translated from the exons ATGCGTCCTCCACAGTCGTATGGAGGAAGTGATCCGCGTGGCTCCGGACCTCTTGGTTTGAGAACTGCTTTGGGAGAAAACGCGCTCGCCGAATTAATTGTAAA GAATATGTTTGATAGGCCGAACTCGCAGGCTTTTCACCACGTCGTCCTCTTCTTATTTACTAAGCTGGACAAGGCCCGCACCTATGGAACTTTCAG AGAGTGTGTTCTTGCACACCACTCCATCACAGATATTCGATTCAGGAAGCACTGTGTGGCATGGCTAAAAGAGATCATA CGTAAAGAAGGCGTCCGTATAGTAATCACGGGTTCTTCGCTTGTGGCTCCTGGAGGTCCTAACATCGTTCGCCTGCTCTATCTGCTTGCAAGACGTGTAATGCTTGAGGACATGAAAAGGAACTGCAGAG GCAATGACATACCCTTTGCAGAAGCTTTACAGTTGGTACCGAAGGACATGTACATGGCAAAGGCAAGGCATAGAGTTGCATACCGTAAGCTTCTGCAGATTTTTCAGAAGGTATCTTTTGTTACTCAAGAATATGAGAAGAAAGGACGGTAA